One region of Skermanella mucosa genomic DNA includes:
- a CDS encoding cold-shock protein, producing the protein MRFNAPRHSFQQQTPVAEKIKATVKWFDPNKGFGFVAPDDGSPDAFLPASAVTAVGHDRLPEGSTVVVDLVQGQKGNQVSRIYDVDTTTASPRPRRDDAARPAGRMGAPARGGYGQDRGGYGNDRGGYGGGGYGQDRGGYGQDRGGYGNDRGGYGGGGYGQDRGGYGNDRGGYADRSSGPAEEVEGTVKWFNTTKGFGFVAPDSGGKDVFVHITAVERSGVGALQENQRVRMKVQQGQKGLEAVSIETL; encoded by the coding sequence ATGCGCTTCAACGCCCCGCGTCATTCCTTCCAGCAGCAAACTCCCGTCGCCGAAAAGATCAAGGCGACCGTAAAGTGGTTCGACCCCAACAAGGGGTTCGGTTTCGTCGCGCCCGACGACGGGTCTCCCGACGCGTTCCTGCCCGCTTCGGCGGTGACGGCGGTCGGTCATGACCGTCTGCCCGAGGGCTCGACGGTCGTGGTCGATCTGGTCCAGGGCCAGAAGGGCAATCAGGTCAGCCGGATCTACGACGTGGACACCACGACCGCTTCCCCGCGCCCGCGCCGTGACGACGCCGCCCGCCCCGCCGGACGCATGGGCGCCCCCGCGCGCGGCGGCTACGGCCAGGACCGCGGCGGCTACGGCAACGACCGTGGCGGCTACGGCGGTGGCGGCTATGGCCAGGATCGCGGTGGCTACGGCCAGGACCGCGGCGGCTACGGCAATGACCGCGGCGGCTACGGCGGTGGCGGCTATGGCCAGGATCGCGGCGGCTACGGCAACGACCGCGGCGGTTACGCCGACCGCAGCTCCGGCCCGGCCGAGGAGGTCGAGGGCACCGTGAAGTGGTTCAACACCACCAAGGGCTTCGGCTTCGTCGCTCCCGACAGCGGCGGCAAGGATGTCTTCGTCCATATCACCGCCGTCGAGCGGTCCGGCGTCGGCGCGCTGCAGGAAAACCAGCGCGTGCGGATGAAGGTCCAGCAGGGTCAGAAGGGCCTGGAAGCCGTCAGCATCGAAACGCTCTGA
- a CDS encoding nucleoside deaminase: MALALAEAEDAAARGEVPVGAVIVETSTGRVLASAGNRTEELADPTAHAEMLAIRSACALRAEPRLPDCDLYVTLEPCGMCAAAISFARLRRVYFGAYDVKGGGVEHGPRFFHRATCHHVPETYGGLDERRAAELLRDFFRKRRS; encoded by the coding sequence ATGGCGCTCGCCCTTGCCGAGGCGGAGGATGCCGCCGCGCGCGGGGAGGTTCCGGTCGGCGCGGTGATCGTCGAGACTTCGACCGGTCGGGTGCTCGCGTCGGCGGGGAACCGGACCGAGGAACTGGCCGATCCGACGGCCCATGCCGAGATGCTGGCGATCCGGTCCGCATGCGCTTTGCGTGCCGAACCGCGCCTGCCGGACTGTGATCTATATGTGACCTTGGAGCCTTGCGGCATGTGCGCCGCGGCAATCAGTTTTGCTCGGTTGCGCCGAGTGTACTTCGGGGCCTATGATGTAAAAGGCGGCGGGGTCGAGCACGGACCTCGCTTCTTCCACCGGGCGACTTGCCACCACGTTCCCGAGACTTATGGCGGGCTGGATGAGCGCCGGGCGGCGGAGCTGCTGAGGGACTTTTTCCGAAAGCGGCGCTCGTGA